The genomic segment ttaaaaaattacaagtttgTTCATAGTAAAGTTCTTGTAGGTTCATTAAAAGAGGAAATTTATTTGCAACAATAATAGAAGGATGATGAACCAAAGAAGAAAGAGGTTAAATCAAAGACCATCTTTAAAATCTATTCAAAAACACAGGAGATTATTGGATTGCATTAAAGTGCAATACAATTGTGGGAATTGGTTGTAATGTTATTGCTTTTAGGGTGTAAAACTTGGTGGTTTCATCTTGGTAGACCTGGAACAGGGGATAAAATGCTTAGAATATCTAGAATAATAAAAGTTTCTCGATCTCGAACAATGCCAATGAACAATGATTTGGCTCAAACCAATCCACTAGGCGCATTCCCTATTCATGTCCttacttaaaaagataaaagatcaAGAGAAAGGCAATAGAGTTTTGATCATGGGATTAATTCAATGGTTTAACTTGTTAAAGAAGATGCCACTTGGAAAAATTTAGAAGAACTCACTgatcaattttcttatttttatatagattcTCGATGACAAAATCTCTTGATAAGAAGAGTATTGTTATGATATCCATAATGAGAAGTAGCTTCAAGAATCTATTATTGTAGTTAAGTAGTGacatatcaagaattcattgCAGTGTAAGGTGCAATGTTCAACTAAAACTTAGGCATGGTTACAATGCATTCAGGAACTAGTAGGTATATGGTATTTGCACGGGTTTAACCAAAGGTATGATTCATTTgagatcttaaaattaaaagcGTCACACATGTTGAAATCCATTAGTTTTGCAAAACCACTGTTATGAAAATTGACTCATATCTCATTCTTGGACTGATGTTGATAATTATGAAAGCCATAATGGTAAAGTGGGGAGGTTAAGTGCCTCGAAGTGACTTTAGTGAACAATGAGATCGCTTTTCATGAACAAAGACATGTAGTCAGGGAGGCAGATCCATTCAAAAGTGATCTAAGTTTATGAGTTGGGGTGCTTTTAGTGCCAACCACTCTATGAGTACTATAAATCCATCCTCGAATTGGGCGAGTTAGGGTGTTGCAGACCCGTTCACAAGCGCTCTAGACCTGTACAcgagttgagatgatttttaaaactagTTATGTTATATGCTTTAATGCTATAAGAATTATgaatttagtttaaatttaataaaatgttgagtgatttttcattttagtttaattataaatggtgaattattaattttattgaattgtaaattgagaaatatgttgattttttaaatgtatagaGTGTTGAATTGTAAATTATGTTTCGTCATCTGAATTGTGAAttgttaagttgattttttatgatagGTAgttaaaaggatgaaaaaactatcaaatcaattttttactcgccaaactgtattattttttttaatatttttttgactatgcgatttttccttttttctttattgtgctaaataaataaaaaaaccttttattcTTATACCTAAAGTTTAGACCTTTAAGATTTCTAGTTTGAGCATGGTGTTTGTATATATAGGCTTATTCCTTTTTTCTCCctgattaaatcaatttatctaTTGACTAAACAAAACGATAACGATATTGAAAGTGTTTAAGAGTTAGTTTAATATTGTGATAAtcgtttctttttaaaatgtttttcgtttggaaatgtattgaaatattatttatttatttttaaaatttatttttgatatcaacatattaaaatgatctaaagacattagaaaaaattaatttgaagtaaagaaaataaaaaaatttctaatgtttttttaaaacataaaaacaaaggtgctctaaacttattaaattttcatagaTTGATTtctcaactttaatttttattgaataagttGCTCATTTACAAAATCCTACGCAactcggtttggttcggttaaTTACTCCAGCAATGCAGGCTAGGCAGGAAATATAACGAGCCCACAAATACATTTCCATTTCCATACTCTATCGAGTCTATCCTATATGGATCCACCTTAGTCATGTTAAGAGGAAGATactgtttgttttgtatttaaaaaacattttaaaaaatttaatttttttattttaaatttaatttttttgatgcattaatgtcaaaaataaaaataaaaacattattttgatacatttctaagtgaaaaatactttgaaaagcaatcgcaaCCACATTCTCAAATAGACCTGAACAAATCATCTGATAAAGAGGGTGTTAGGAGTGTGAtagcggttacttttcaaagtgtttttcattataaaacacattaaaataatttttttattttttaaaattatttttgatattagtatattaaaatgatgtaaaaatataaaaaatattttaatttaaaataaaaaaaatatttttaaaatttttaaaaaatactttgcaacTGCACTCTGCAAACGTCAAACTGGCATGGCCAGTAACTCATGTGGACTCTGCACTCTGCACTCGCACACCGCGAAGCAATTCGCTGACTTACAACATAAGCTCTTCATTGCTCGATATTGGACAACAATTGATTGACATTTTTGAGTTCCCAATAAAACTTGTCTTGTCTCCTTTCACTCTCGCCTTTGACATTGTGGGCTCTGCTCCTCGTGGGTTTGGTGTCCCTGAACTAATCTCCAAGCTCTCCTCTGCTTCTATCTTTGTATAAATTCTCAAGctttattaatgatttattattttgtgtcATTTATGTCATGTACATTGTGTTGGCTTTTGTAAAGTTAGAGACTTTATtggttgtttttcatttaacttggttgtttttcattaaactaCTCGTTTACTTAAATGGGTATTCTTGTTTTCCTGGTTAATGATGTTAATGTAAAtgaaaacttcataatttgtaaGTAGGTATTGTGTTAGGGTGAACATTTAAGGATTTGGTTGTCGGTTTTGAGGTAATTTTGTTGTTTGACTCGATTGCTTCTCaggttatttttcatttttgtataatttttgttttggaagttGAATGCTATGATTGCTTGCATGTTCAGTATGCTTGGTGGTAGATTGAGTTTGTGGGTAGttttgggctttttttttcctttcatgaacaaaaaacaagtttaaatcttGAGGGgtcattttagttttattgGATGCTGAGTGATTTGAAAGAACTTGCTTTAGGAGAAGGTTTGGATACCTTCACGCTCATCTATATTAATATTCTTGAACATCAACCTGAATGCCCGGTAAATGTTGCTTAATATTTCTTCTTTCAAGTGATTATATTGGTCCGATAATTATTCTTCTTATACTGGGTCCTGCTGTGCATAAGTGGATCACCAGTTGTCAGTTGTATGATAGGCTAGGataaaataacaggaaaaaaaatgtagtaTAAATCTGTGCGTAacaaaattttatgattaacCTAGTATCTGATTGTATTGTGCTTACAAACTGCAGCCTGAAGTAGTTGAAAAGCTTGTTGGATTGCGAGAAGGCATACCACAAAAGGATGCGAAAGAGGTGCGTGCAACCCATGATATGGATCCCAATGCATAACAGACACACTTAACGACAGCAAACctcaaatatttcttatatttctCCATTTTAACATGGGAATTGCATGAGTGTATTGCTGGTGCTTCTTTCATGAACAAAGTATGTCCAAGTTTAAATCTTGCAGGGTCGTTGTAGTTTTATTGAGTTGCATTTTTCAACATTTACCAGTTTTTTGTTCTATTTGTCTCAAGTTGAATTTGTACTTAAGGATTTCCTATTAGTGCTTGAAGCTTTGATGATGATTTATTggcattttttatcatttgattaaagtGCTAATAATGACTCCTTCCTGAAACTGCAACGTTTTGCTGGAACAATATACCTTTGTGCAATTTGCTTTTCGTTAAAAAGGTTTTGATGGCAAGACAAAACCTACATCATGTATTTCTTTCACTTCATGTGTGGATAAAATGCAAGCATTTTTTAAAGTCATATATGGTTGGAAACAACATCCTAGAGATCATTGCTTTTTATGCAATTATTTGTGTTTGCCGATTAGACGCGCTTTCTTACAATCTCCTTCCCTTTTTTGCTACTTTACTGGTCATTTTGGGTGACcattagttttcttattttttttgcaggCTATTGCTACTTTGGGGATCTATGATATTGCCTTGGAGATGGGAAAGAAAGTGATATGTCAAAGGTAAAGACCCTTGCTTATGTTAATAATTTGTTCAATTCTAGTTTGATAGCACTTTTCATGATAGTATTATGCTATTCATTGTAATTTATAGAACTTTGGACACTGGTTTCTCCATCTATGCAGTTGAATATCCTTTTCACTCTgctaaattatgattttgtgatgcaataagttaatttttttttattctattcaatttaaaacatttGTTGCTTTGGGAACAACTTTTACCAAAGCAGCCTTAGAActtatattgttaatatttctaTCTTGCAGAGTGGGTACCTTGTTTGTCATCTAAATGATACACTAGATGTTTGTGCATGCAAATTTTCCCTTTTAATTTGCCAGAATGAATTAAATATGATGCAAGATTGTGGATAGATTTTCCCATTATTGACATTCTGAATCGTTTTATCATTCTTGTATTCTAATAGCCTTTTCTTGGTTGTGATGTCCTTCACATGATAATCAAACTATTGTTATAGAATGACTCAAGAAGTTTGATGATGAGCTTTCTTTCTGGAAAACTTAAGGATGCAACTTATATTAATTAGCAGAACTGTGTAAACTTTGACTAAAAAGTGTGATAGTACATCATATCTAGTTTTCTTTCCATATTGTTTATAATAACGTACATATCAAATTGTTCATGTGGGAGTTTTATGAACACCAGAGCTGAAATATTTGAGCTTGTCATTTGTTATCAATTTATTACACAGATTTATTTTTGACTAGGTGGTGAAAATATTCTTCTCACGAATCACTTAACTTTGTTTTTAAGATTCCTCAGGTgtcatttctttattattatggtCCTATTGTAACTTGTGCTGAAAGTAGGAATGCCCTTTTTTTTCACTCGAAGCAATGCACCATACTGTTTCAAATGACTGAAAATtactcctatatatatatatatatatatatatatatatatatatatatatatatatatatataaagaactaaaaaactatgaaattttTTGAATCAAAAGAAGGATGAAGTTGTATCTAATATGGCTTACTATTTATAATCAATCCAGTCTCCTCGAAAAATGGTAGAAGAACATGTCTTATTAAATTGGTGTGTTGTTTATTTGATTGGCTTGTGCTTGCAGGAATTGTCAGACTTGCAATGGATAGCAGGCATTACAATGTAATATGTGCAAAGGAGCAAGGAAGGTTCattatcaagtaaaaaattacACCTTGAGAAGGTAGTTAATGGGGTAAAGCtcactaaaataaaatcttgtgGTACTAGAGAAAACCAGACTCTCACAGACTGAGCAATATTGATTAAATATGCATCGAAACCTTTTATAAAAGGCTACATAAAACCTGTAATGTGAACACTGCATGTATGTAGCGGCACTACAACCCCATTTTAATAAATTGGCATTACTCTAGTTATGAATTTTCTATAGTTATAGCAGAACACAAATTAAATAGGAGATTGTTTGCGTTGTTTGGCAGGAAGAAGGACACAAGAAGTTTAAGGACCAAAACTCTACACATGTCTTGGATATTTTCATCGGTGAGTTTTTCACTTTCTATGTTGCTTTGTCTTTTGAACATATTATTTATCTCCCTTTgtcaacctttttatttttggaaagcaCCTTGTTTCAAAAGCTATCTTGTTTTCCATCCTTGCAGCCTTATGCTTCTTGAGATCTATTTGCCTGTTTACATCTCTGATttcaaatatcaatttgatgtcCTGTGCATATATTTTCATGTCTTTGTCCTTAATCCTGAAAATCTATTTCAAATGCTTGTATATAATTCTCTCCAAGATACTTTCTATCAGTGTCCAGAATGACGTTTTAAATGAGCTCGTTTTTCACTTTTTCTCTGAGCTCGTTTCTCTTCATCTTTGATGTATGTTTGCAAAATCTGATATGCAgttagatcattttttttttgcatatatgCTTGTCTATACTTCTCTCCAAGATACTTTCTATCAGTGTCCAGAATGACGTTTTAAATGAGCTCGTTTTTCACTCTTTCTCTGATGTTTACATTTTCAAACTTCTTGAGTATCGCAAAAAGGTTTGATTTGAATTGTGGACCTTTACCCTTGCAAaccattttttcatttaaaatgattttagtttatttatattcagtttttaaagtaatgaaaaacaaatacaagagGAAAGTAAAAGTTGAAATCAAATATAGTAACAGTTGAACTAATTAGATATTAACTGATAAACATTGATTTTAAACAGTATATTATTCCAAATaaacttatattatttatataaacattaaacaaaatacatttgtttttttaaatagtaaactTACTAGCATTacgacagtaacagttgaaccAACATACAGTCACAgtacaaaaattatttctaaaccACAGTCCAACAAACagtaaatattaattcaattaagtttatttgttttagggtttttttcatAGAAATATCATAAGACATTAACAGTATTGTGCACTACTTCTAAAGATTTCATAAGTTTAGGAGATTGGATTGATTATAAATAGTAAGCCATATTAGATACAACTTCATCCTTCTTTTGACTCAAAAAATTtcataagtttatatatatatatgagtaatTTTCAGTCCTTTGAAACAGTATTGTGCACTACTTCTAATGAAAAAGAGGGAGGCACTCCGACTCTCAGCACAAGTTACAACAAGACCATATTAATGAAGAAATAAGACACATAAGGAATCTTAAGAACAAAGTTCAGTGATTCGTGAGAAGAATATTTTCACCACCTAGTCAAAAATAAATCTGTGtagtaaattgataaaaaaattgcaagctCAAATATTTAAACTCAGGTATCCCTAAAACTCCCACATGAACAATTTGATATATATGTTATTATGAACAGTATGGAAAGAAAACTAGATATGATGCACTGACATATTTTTAGTCCAAGTTTACACAATTCTGTTTATTATTATAAGTTGCATCTTTGAGTTTTCCAGAATGAAAGCTCATCATCAAACTTCTTGAGGCCTTCTATAACAATAGTTCTATTATCATGTGAAGGACATCACAACCAAGACAAGGCTATTAGAATACAAGAATGATATAAGGATTCAAAATGTCAATAAATAGGAAAATTCTATCCACAGTCGTGCATCATATTTAATTCATTCTGGCAAATTTAGATGACAAACAAGGGAACCCACTCTGCAAGAtagacatattaaaaatataagttctAAGGTTGTTTTGGTAAAATTTGTTCCTAAAGTATCAGATGTTTTAGattagattgaataaaaaaatttaacttattgCGTcagaaaatcataatttagCAGTGAGAAGGATATTCAACTGCATAGATGGAGAAAGCAATGTCTAAAGTTCTATAAATTACAACATGTCCAAagttatataaattacaatgaaTAGCATAATACTATCATGAAAAGTTCTATCAAAATAGAATTGAACAAATTATTGACATAAGCAAGGATCCGTACCTTTGACATATCACTTTCTTTCTCATCTCTAAGGCAATATCATAGATCCCTAAAGTAGCAATAACCTGTAAAGAAGATAAGAAAactaatgtattttaaaatgttgttcatgtttcaaatattaagtaaaatatatcaaaatatcatcTATAAATACCACCATAAATTTGTCTAAATATAACCTAAAAACTCGATTCATCATGTCCTTGAACACCGTTAGGACATTAGTCAACCCAAATTACATCACTGGGAACCAGTAATATCTGTATCAAGTTTTGAACGTAGTCTTCGAGATATCTAGTGTCTTGATTCTCAATTGGTAATGCATTGACCTTAGATCTATCTTTAAGaacactctttctctctttaagTGGTCatacaaaaattgatatttatttttcactgtTACCCTATTCAACTATTTGTGGTCAATGCAGTTAAAGTgtgtcttctttcttctttccaaACAATATTCAAACTCCTAGGGGTGAATTACTTAGGTGTACAAACTCTTTATCTAGCAATTCTTGTAGTTGAATTTTTAACTCAGCTAACTTTGTAAGCAACATCCTAAATGGTGACTGTGATATCGGGGAAGTATATGATAGTATGTTAATAGATACCTCCATTCcactaaaaatacatttaaaaactcTCTTACTATGAGGAGATTTGATAACTCAACATTATCTTTTTACAAGTCTATCACTTAAGTTTGGTAAGTCATACACCATTTTCTCATCTTCTTAACTGTCATAGATGAAATTATACAATTCAATATGATATTTCTCTCCCCTCTAAAAGGGTCATTACTTTTGCAAAACAGTCTATTTGAGCTCTATACATACCTTGTCGCACCCGGACATCGTGGTGGCCTTAAAAATTCATCAATGAAAAGAATAGATATCTGACATCTTATTCTTTGGTGGGAAAcaggtcttgtttaaggagtcgccacctaatattatggtcatcaagaaccctaactggtcaacatagattctatggtacgggactggttacgaaaaagaaagatattataACCTCTTAAACGTCCTGCTTGTGGCAGGCTGCTAGTTTTGTCTTAAATAGCTAAAAGTTAGTTGGTGTATGTTATGATAGTTTGCttgtaatattcctgactctggcattAGTAAATATTCGACTACGAATACTTTCAACTctggtgttggtaaatattacgtaaccaaaaataaaaatgaatggtGTTCTTGActctaatgtttttaaataaactaataaaatgaatttaaattatacatgcatattttttatttttttatttt from the Populus nigra chromosome 1, ddPopNigr1.1, whole genome shotgun sequence genome contains:
- the LOC133701749 gene encoding uncharacterized protein LOC133701749, producing MVKWGVTHVDSALCTRTPRSNSLTYNISSSLLDIGQQLIDIFEFPIKLVLSPFTLAFDIVGSAPRGFGVPELISKLSSASIFAIATLGIYDIALEMGKKVICQRNCQTCNG